Proteins encoded together in one Impatiens glandulifera chromosome 1, dImpGla2.1, whole genome shotgun sequence window:
- the LOC124918670 gene encoding glycosyltransferase BC10-like produces MKRRAHPHKFLHKWTKILFLLLLLGFCFGSFVLLEKHHSQIRIFASFSPPAVLRPKIAFLFISRNRLPLDIVWDAFFQGDDENRFSIFVHSRPGFLFNNATTRSAYFIDRQVNNSIQVEWGESSMILAERILLKHALADPLNTRFIFVSDSCIPLYNFSYTYDYIMSTPTSFVDSFADTKEGRYNPKMDPIVHIQNWRKGSQWVVLTRKHADIVVKDDVVFPIFQLHCKRKSLPEFWRDNPVPLDNSKEHNCIPDEHYVQTLLSREGLDDEITRRMLTHTSWDLSFSKEHDRRGWHPVTYKLADATPTLIQSLKDIDNIYYETEYRREWCTSKGKPSPCFLFARKFTRPAAFRLLKTSVLSFNEASR; encoded by the exons ATGAAGCGAAGGGCTCATCCGCATAAATTTCTTCACAAATGGACCAAAATACTATTTCTCTTGCTACTTCTAGGTTTTTGCTTCGGAAGTTTTGTTTTACTGGAGAAGCACCATAGCCAGATCAGGATATTTGCTTCATTTTCTCCACCAGCTGTTTTGAGACCTAAAATAGCTTTTCTCTTCATATCTAGGAATCGGCTTCCATTAGATATCGTTTGGGATGCTTTCTTTCag GGTGATGATGAAAAcagattttcaatatttgttcATTCGAGACCTGGGTTCCTTTTTAACAATGCAACAACAAGATCTGCATATTTTATTGATCGCCAAGTTAACAACAGTATACAG GTAGAATGGGGAGAGTCAAGTATGATCTTGGCAGAACGTATTTTACTTAAACATGCACTGGCAGATCCACTAAATACACGGTTCATATTTGTTTCAGACAG TTGCATACCTCTGTACAACTTCAGCTACACGTATGACTATATAATGTCCACGCCAACTAGCTTTGTGGACAG TTTTGCTGATACAAAAGAGGGACGCTACAACCCAAAGATGGATCCTATTGTTCATATACAGAATTGGAGGAAAGGATCTCAG TGGGTTGTATTGACCAGAAAGCATGCAGATATTGTAGTGAAGGATGACGTTGTCTTTCCTATATTTCAACTTCACTGTAAG AGGAAGTCATTGCCTGAGTTTTGGCGAGATAATCCTGTT CCCTTAGATAATTCCAAGGAGCATAACTGTATACCAGATGAACATTATGTTCAAACATTGCTTTCT CGAGAAGGTCTTGACGATGAGATCACAAGAAGAATGCTTACCCATACATCATGGGATCTTTCATTTTCCAAAGAGCATGATCGACGAGGATGGCATCCTGTTACTTACAAGTTAGCAGATGCTACTCCTACTCTTATTCAGTCTTTAAAG GATATAGATAACATCTATTATGAGACAGAATATAGAAGAGAATGGTGCACTAGCAAGGGCAAGCCCTCTCCATGCTTCCTTTTCGCGAGAAAATTCACTAGACCTGCAGCATTCCGTCTTCTTAAAACG TCTGTGCTGAGTTTTAATGAAGCCAGCAGGTAG